CTATAGGTGACACCCCGGAGGATGTGGCCCAACAGGCAGGACCagtgcctctgtttctctccccaggTGAGCGTCTGGCCGCCCTGCTGGTCACCCGCGCGGCCGCGGCCTTATTCCTGGACGGTGGGGCCCGGGACCTGCTTCGGGACCTGCACGAGGCCTTCCGCCAGAGCCCCTCGGGGGCGCGGAGGCAGTTCGAGGCGGTGCTCTCCGCTGGGGACCGAGAGCGCGTGCGGGCCCGGGCGCAGGAGGCGGCGGATGTGGGCTTCGTCCACTTCCAGGAGGCCGTGCGGGGCCGCGCTGAGCTCCGCGAAAACTCGGGCCGCGAGCTGCTGGCCCCGGTGACCCGCGCGCTCCGTGTCCTGCTGCGCATTGCGCCGCCCGGGGAGCGCCCGGCCCTGGGCGCTCGCTTGGCTGAGTGCCTCCTGCTGGCCGGGGACACGGCGGGCTCCCGGACGCTGTGCGAGCGCTGGCTGCGGCCTGCGCGCGCCGGGGACAGAGCGCCCCTGTTGGCGCTGCGGGGCTTCTGCGCGCTGCACGCCGGCGACGCGCGGCGCGCCCGGGAGGACTTCCAGGAGGTGGTGGAGCACGGCCCGCCGCACCTGGGCAGCTGCGTGCGCGCGCTGTGCGGCCGAGGGCTGCTGCGCGTGCTGACGGGTAGCACGTTCCTGGGCGCGCTGGACTATGTCACCGCCAGCCGGCTGCAACCCGAGGAGGCCTTGCTCGTCGCCAAGGCCTACGTACCCTGGAACCAGCGGGGCCTGCTGCTGACCGTGCTGCGGGAGGAGGGCCGCAAGATGCTGCAGCGGAGGCCAGACCTGGGACACAGGGGCGCACCGGGCCGCCGGAGGAAGGCCGCCGAGATGCACAGCCCCGCCGCGCAGGAAGGGTAAAaactagccaggtgcccccccggGGCTGCTGCTTCTTTCTGGTCTCCTGCGAGGTAGCTAGGGTTTGTGCGTcttcccattttacggatgagtaAACTGAGCCAGGAAGCagccgggggcggggtggggaggggggatccCTAAATCATGGATGGCAGCTTCAGCGCGGAGCCCAGCCAGGTCTTAGGACTCTCAGTCTCAAACGATGTGATGCTTTGTGGGCCTTATGGCCCTAGAAATTTAAGAACTCAAAAATGGGAATGGGAATGTACGACTTGCCCACCACCGCACCGATAACGTTCCCTTCTAGTTGTTTCTCCGGTGCACACACAAAATAGAATTCACCAGAGTGTGTGCTCTGTGTGCAATTTTTAGCCCACTGCTTTTTATTCAGCAGCTCCTGAACGTTTCCTTGGCCCCTAGATTCCTTCTGGGGCAGCTGGATAGCGCACCCCGGGAACATTCCCCGCGCGTTCCTAGAGCTTTTGCCCTTTGTTATAACGCAACATCTCCACGATGTTCCTTCCGCCCCGAGAATGCGCGCGGAGGTGGGGTTTCTGAGTCCGGTGCACGGCCCCCTGGGAGGCCCTTGAGCCCAGGAGCCGCCTGCCTGCCCATTCAGCCCCACACCCCCGCCCTGATGTTTGTTTTGCAGATGTTTTGCCGGTTTGTTCAGTCAGTGGGTGAATCTGCAGCTGTTTTGACTTGCAATTCTGTTTGCTGAGAGGGGGCAGGAACGTGTTTCCGCAAAGCTAACAGCACGGAGCTGGGAGCCTCCTGggccgggaggggtggggggagtgtttGGGGTCGGCTGTACTGCCACCACCCACCctgcacatgcgcgcgcgcgcgcacacacacacacacacacacacacacacacacacacatcttcctctgcctccaggaTGCTCAGTTCAAATCGCTTTAATGTGCTGCTGAGGAGGAACTTTCCCCGAATGAGATTGGGGGCCCTTTGGGACTTCTTGTCTCTGGGAATTGACAGATTCCAGGCTCCGTGGCAGGACAGGGCAGAGAGTGAGCGCCCAGGGTGCACGTCAGAGGGCGGCTGGAGCTCTGGACACCACGTGTGTGAGGGGCCTTCTGGCAGGAACCAGGCCTCTGTAGTCGGGTGGGAAGGGAGGTGCGCGGACCAGGTGCCGGGGGTAGAACTTGCCCGTGGCCCGCCTCACTGGGCAGGTGGAAGGGGCGCAGCTCTCCCCCGCTACTCTCTCCACAGCGATGCCCACGGCGTGTACCAGCTGGCCACGCTCCTCACGGAGCTGGACAGGGGAGACGAGGCTTCGGGCCTCCTGGGGGCCGATGCCCTGTACTGCCTGGGCCGCCTGGACGACGCCCACAAGGCCCTGCTGGTGGCCCTCTCCCAGAGGCCCGGGGCGGCCCCCGTGCTGGCGAGACTGGCCTTGCTGCAACTGAGGAGGGGATTTTTCCATGACGCCCACCAGGTGAGGAGGCCCCACTGGGCCACAGCCCCCTGGAGGGCACCAGGCCCTCTGGCCTCACTCTGCAACCCTCAGCCTGGACTCCGGAGCGGGCAGAACTTGTCCCAGCCCCGGGCTCTGCCGCCTCGGGCAAGGCCCCTCGCCTCTGTGaccctcagtctcttcatctgtgcCCTGGACTTACGGGTTTTTCCTGAAACAGCTAGAGCAGgtgccccagggcccagcaggtCTCCGGCATGTAGTAGGTGCCTCCTAGTTGCTTTCCTTGTGTTATGAAGGAAAAGGGCCAAGAGTCAGGTGTAGACGGAGCTTCATCCCAAGTCTTCCAAGTGAACTAGGCTTGGAGGTGACCCTGCTCAGGGAGGGGGATGGCAGAGGTGCTGCTGGCCTGGCCCCTCTCTGACACCGCTCTGCTCCCAGGAAGAGCAGGACTTCACCTCCCTCAGGTGGCATGAGGGCTTCCCGTTGGAACCGGGGTCCGAGGTCATGTTCCAGGGGAAGGTGTCAGGCTTTGGGTCAGACATTCGGGTTCCCTGTCTCCGTGCGCTAGGCCACGCGGGTGGGCGGGGAGGATGCCCGGGACCTTCCGCTCTGGGACCTGGGTCTTCAGCGAGCGGCCGGCAGGGGCAGCAGCGGGTCTCTCTGTGGGACCCAGCGGCTCCGAGAGCCGCGGCCACGCCCACCCGGGTCTCGCTCCGCCCGGAACGGGCTCCGGTCCCAGGGCATTTGCTCCTCGCCTTCCGAAGGACTCCGGTGCCCTCTGTCCCCTTAGGACTTAAGAGCCCCCTTTCCCCGCACTTCCCGTTTGGACCTGCAGCGTGTGGGCCTCCGTGGCTCGGAGGAGGAGGTGCGGCTCGGGGACACTGGGACCCCGCCCCCACGGCGAGCAGCCCAGCGCGTCCCCCCCTTCCCGGCGCTCTCGGGGCCCGGAACGCGCCGACCCAGGCGGGAGCCGGTCCCCTTAGCCCCGCCCCCTAGCCCCGCCCCTGGAAGCTCCACCTCGTGGGCCACGCCCCTGCCCCCCTGCGAGGGgacctgggggtggaggggtccGGGCATCCGgcgcaggggggagggggcaaccCGGTGACTGCCCTGCCCCGCAGCTGGTGAAGAAGGTGGTCCAGTCCGGGGACACGGCCTGCCTCCAGCCCACCCTGGACGTCTTCAGCCACGAGGACCGGCAGCTGCTGCGGGGTCACTGCCACGCTCGGGCCCTGGCCATCCTGCGGGCGCGGCCAAGCGGGGCCGAGGGCGCGGCCCACACCAGGGAGGCCATCGCCTACCTCTCTCTGGCCATCTTCGCTGCAGGTAGGAGCTGCCCGCCCGCCCCGGGGTTCCCATCCTGTGCCGGGTACGCGGGGGCAAGATGAGCCAGGCGGGGGTAGGGGTCAGAGACCTGAGGGATCCCAGCACGCTCTTGGTTCACGCCTTGCCCTAGCCCCTAGCCGTCCAGGCGAGCATGCTAAAAATCCTGGGAGACCGGCCAGACCGGCTGGGACCTGAGCCGggacccccaacacacacaccctgggCCCTGTGGGCAGGAGGGAACGAGGCCATTCCCCCAGCTTGGCCCCCTCCCTCCAACCGGGAAGAGTCCTGGCCACCTTCAGCCCTTCCTGGAAACAGTGGGGGTGTGTCTGTAGGAGCGAGCCTGCTGTCACCTTCTGCCCAGCCAGCGCCATCCTGGGCGACGGGGCCTCTTGAAGTGGGGCCTTCTCGATGTGGTGGCATAGGGCGCGCATGCTGGAGGGGAGAGGCGTCCCCAAGGACGCGCCTCAAATTCCTGGGGCACGTGGAGATTCAAGGTGCGGACTTTGGATCGGGTCGTCAGGTGGATTCCTGGCTCTGCACTTACTAAGCATCTCCTCGTTTTCATCTTCTCAAAGTGGGTGATGGAGACGCCGGGCTGAGGGGCCGGGGTGGTGAGGACTGGACGGCAGGGCTCACGGCCTGCACGCACTAGTGGGGAAGGGGACGTGAGCCAGAGCATCCTGCAGGGCCCGGTGTGCTGTTCTCTGTGCCCATCACTGGACAGACGACCAGAGGGAGCGCGGTGGCGGTCTCCTTGGGGAGGGGCCCAAGAACTCAGAGggctcctccctgcccacctggcACCTTCCCACCTCCAGCTGTTCCAGCCCCGAGGACCCGTCTGCCTCCGGGACCCTCGGCTGGCCTCACCTCAGATGCAGCCCCAGTGCCCCCTCCTCTTGGGACCCCTGTCGGACTGTCCACCAGCCCTCCCGGATGCCACCCTTATGGCTGGGCTCCCTGTGCCCCGCAGCCAGTGCCCCCAGGTCAACCCAGACACAAGATCGTGTCTTGGTGCCCAGGGGTCCGTGAGCTCCCCAAGGTGGCCCCGAAGGTGGggcgcccctgccctgccccaccactGGGCACCAGCAGATGCTGGATGGGGGCAGATGCtgtaccgccccccccccccccggcccaacAGCGGCCACGTCCTGATGTCACAACCCCCTTCCTCCAGGGAGTCAAGCAGTTGAGTCCCTGCTCATCCGGGCCCACTGTTATGGGCTCCTGGGCCAGAAGAAGACTGCCATGTTTGACTTCAATTCAGTACTGCGGGCTGAGCCGAAGAACgtgcaggctctgtgcggtcGGGCActtctggccctggccctggacCGGCAGAAGGTAccaggccctcccctccccgcctggGACTGGGCAAGCGGGGTTAGGGGAACAGTGCTTTGGGGGAGGGCCACCCGGGAGGAACCAGGACACCGCTTTCCTTCTGGGGCCcaaggggagagggagcagggccaGACCGTCCTGAGCGTGAGACGCCCCTTAAAACTCCTCCTGCACGGGGGCTCCCGGGACACTCATCATCACGTCCTGTCATCCCAGGTTTCAGGAAGTCTGTCCCTTTCATCTGAAGAGTCCCCGTGCCTCCCAGCCTCAGTGAGCACAGGATGTGCAAGCCCTCGGGGCTACTAGACCCCCCCCCCTTCAGCTTAACATAACAAGACCGCAGCTGCCTTCTTGGCAACCACCCCGagccgtctgcacagagcccaaggatTCGGGTGGTCAGCATGCAgggacagaggtgggaggggaCGCACTGGCAGACCCAGGACAGGGGCTTTTCCCAGAGAAAACCTGCACGCAGGCAGCCACAGCTGAACGGCCCTGGACAACGGCACCTCTCAGCCAAGAGCAACGTCACAGCCCGGTGGTTGAAGCTGGGTGGCCGCCCTGAGGCGCTGCAGCCCAGAGGTGGCCTGCCTGCCAGGGTTCCTAACCGTGTAAGGGCCGTGTGCTCGGAGGCTAGGAGAGATGGTCCCAGACGCTGAGTTGAGAGCCTCTAGAGACAGTGCTGGCGTCTGCCCCTCGGGAGTCCTGAGTCTCCCCCAAGGGCACTGGCAGCCTGGCTTCCGTTCCAGCCTGTGGCGGGCTCTTCCTCAGTGTGCCCTCCCTGGTGCCAGCCATCCCTCCCTTTCCGGAACCCCAGCATCCTGGCCGCAGCTCCCCATGCTCTGCTCCGTGCGGCTCGCCGGCCGGGCCGTCCTATCGTGCAAAGCCAGCGGCCCGGCTACGTGCCCCTTCTGGCACGGCCAGCGCCCAGGCCCTGGGAGAACACTTGACAAACGCCCACGGGGACGCCTTCTGCCCCCGCTCTCCCCACAGGAGGCCGTGGACGACATCCTCTTGGCTCTGAAGCTTGATGCGAGGACAGCGGTCCCTGAGATCCGCTCTCTGAAGCCAGAGGCCCAGGCCCTCATCACCCAGGGCCTCTCCTCCCGCTGCCGGGCCCTCCTGAGCCAGGCGTCGGACGCCGGGGCCCCCCTCAGCGACGAGGACGCCCAGGGCCTCATTGCGGCCGGGGAGGCGCTGGTCGCAATCGATGGCGGGCAGCCGGGCTGGTACATCCTGCTGGCAGACGTGCTCACGGCAGCGGGTACGCTCAGCCCGGGTTCGGGGCACGCGGGTGTCCGGCTCCCGTCACTCCTGGTGctgttctgtaaaatgaaaggattCGGCGCCTCCTGGGGTCCTTTCCACCCCAAACCTCGGCCCTGTGACCTGGTCCCCGCGTGGGGCCTGGGGTGTAAGCGTCCAGAGCTCGCAGTCACCACCAGGGCCCCCTGCAGGGAGGAGAAACAAAGGAGCGGTTTGGGTTTTCACAAAAGGACCGCAACACCGCGGCCTCCTCGGCAGCTCGTGCGTTTATGCAGCTCTCGTGCACCGAGCATCCGAGCATCCGGCGACACCAGGCCCTGCCCTAGGCGGGCTGGCCTCATGCCCACGCGGGGCAAAATCCTGAAGTTGTTCGAGCACTAACGTGAAAGGAGAGAGCTCTCTGCAGCCTGCCTTTCCCTGGCCTGTCACTGTCCCCCCCAAGCCTGtgaggtgccctcctcaaggcctAGACTGCCCTGCAGTAGAGTATAAATTCCTGCGAGTGCTCAGGAGAGACCCTCCAGGTGACCACTGTGAGGCTCAGAGCCATGCCAGGGGCTTTCGtgacccgcccccaccccaagtGGGGAGGATCGGGCCAACAGGCAAGCTGCGACTGGCACGGTGTCGGCGTCTCCTGTTCCCGGAGCCCAGCCCCTCCATCATCTGGCCTCTCCCTGGGCCGGCACTGAGCAAGAGAGGCTGTGGCCAgcttcccacctctctctcccgtCCCCCGTCCCAGCCCCCCCGTGACCGTCCGTCCCCGATCGCCGACAGGCAGCTACGAGGAGGCTGGCGCCTGCCTGCAGAAAGCCCCGCAGGCCACCCCCCTGTCGGCGGCGGCCCGGGCCCGGTGGGGCCTGCTCCAGCTCAAGAAGGGAGACGTGCCGGCCGCCGCGCGGGATCTTCAGTGCCTGGCAGAGGCGGACGCCCAGGAACTCAGCTTCCTGCTGCAACTCCTAGAGGCCTCGGAGCGGCAGAGCCTCACCCAGGTGCGCCCCACGGAGCCCCCGCCCGGCGCCCCGGCCCCTCGCCCCGGGCGGCTCTGCCCTCCCCGTCTGCCTGACTTCAGttgcggtgggggggtgggggtgggatggggacacAAGCCAGTCTGGCCAGCGACCCCAGCAACCTCCCTCGTATGCATGAGACATATGAGCCACAAGTGACAGGgccggggagagagaggggacccCTCGTCGGAGCCGGCCAAGCCAGCCAGGAGCAGCGGCCCTCGCAGGAAGCCCGCTCCAACCCCAGGTCAGGGAAAGAGCGGCACGTCCCTCCCAGTGAGAGCGTGGCAGGAAGGCGGGCTCCTGCAGGCCGTGAGCTGACGGGGCACCACGGCGGGGCGGTGGGCTGGGGCCACCGCCTCCGGCTGGCTGATTTTCCGTTGGCTGTCTAGTCAACGAGAAGACACCGAGCGCCTTCCAGCAGCGCTGTGGGCCTCGTCTCTCGGGGGAGGCAGCGGGAGGGTTCACTCTCGAGAGTACCGGGATTGAAAAGACCCTGAGACAGGGCCGTGGGGTTAACAAGGTGGCACTGGAGGCGAAACCATGAGGGGACAGACAGGCCAAGGCAAAGGCGTGGAGGTAGGAAAGCGTTCAGAAAGTTCACAAAAACCACAAAACGGGTGGTCAGTGCAGCTCGTGtggatggaggaggagggggttgggggagggtgagaggctTCAGGGCCGAGGGCTAGTGGGGGCCAGTCTGAAGGAAGAgccagcggggcaggggcagagggaaggggctgcCCCATCcgcaggctgggggcaggagccCTGGCGGCGGGGGAGACGCTGGGCTGGGGAACAGACGCTGCGGAGCAGACCCCCCCGAAGTGGCTGAATTGcacctgtggggagggggagggaagtgaAGGGACCACCGGAAGGGGAGGCCAAGAGCACAAGCGGACCGGAGTCCCAGGGACTACCAATTAAAGCGCCCTGCGACCTGAGGCAGGTACCCCACGTCCTCACGCCTGCTGTGCCCAGGATTCTAGTGGGTTCTAGTTCTCGCGGTCCGGCAGCAGAACGGAAACCCTACCGGGGGCTTCAGCCAGGAGGCTTAAGAGAGGAAGTGGCTGCACAGGCATTAGGGGTGGAAACAGCGAAGAGACGCAGGAGGACGAGCTGCCATCTGCGGGGGGGGGGTCCCGTCTTCAGGACCTGGAGCCCCCAGGGAATCTCTGAGACGGGTCTGGCTGGGGTCTCGGCACGGAGGAGACTGGTCTGGGCCGGTTCATAGGAGGGAGCTGGGTGGTCTCTGGGCGCCCCTGAGGGGTCTGGGGGGAGGGTGTCTCTgagatgggaggaggggggacgGGAAGGGGTGTCCGACTCCCTGGCGGGGATGGTGCCAAGCGGGAACGGGATGGGATCTCCGAGCGGGAAGGGGGTCAGGGGGGGCTCTCCGAGCGGGAAGGGGGTCCGGGATAGGGGCTGCGAGCGGGAAAAGGATGAGGGGGAGGGGCCC
Above is a window of Panthera uncia isolate 11264 chromosome C1 unlocalized genomic scaffold, Puncia_PCG_1.0 HiC_scaffold_4, whole genome shotgun sequence DNA encoding:
- the TTC34 gene encoding tetratricopeptide repeat protein 34 codes for the protein MSAQELVACLCREGDRHLALGEPPLATAFYLAAFSCHAPSALRSVRAALAEAPGAPVVATLEAWCRGDGQIPPVHWDGMAVVSLTGTLASAFLAALCPDHPATVLHSLAGLLAHGHHEEVVRRCDSLLDAHGQQALELQLTRALARVLSGLQADAGAVDYLQAFASNADRTVAFVRTHQKPYLPVLIGTLQDYISGRREAEDGTGPQETACRGLLAALDPGGTWSHALSPEALLRSGRYEDCRAACSRALESDLVGSGPQGERLAALLVTRAAAALFLDGGARDLLRDLHEAFRQSPSGARRQFEAVLSAGDRERVRARAQEAADVGFVHFQEAVRGRAELRENSGRELLAPVTRALRVLLRIAPPGERPALGARLAECLLLAGDTAGSRTLCERWLRPARAGDRAPLLALRGFCALHAGDARRAREDFQEVVEHGPPHLGSCVRALCGRGLLRVLTGSTFLGALDYVTASRLQPEEALLVAKAYVPWNQRGLLLTVLREEGRKMLQRRPDLGHRGAPGRRRKAAEMHSPAAQEGDAHGVYQLATLLTELDRGDEASGLLGADALYCLGRLDDAHKALLVALSQRPGAAPVLARLALLQLRRGFFHDAHQLVKKVVQSGDTACLQPTLDVFSHEDRQLLRGHCHARALAILRARPSGAEGAAHTREAIAYLSLAIFAAGSQAVESLLIRAHCYGLLGQKKTAMFDFNSVLRAEPKNVQALCGRALLALALDRQKEAVDDILLALKLDARTAVPEIRSLKPEAQALITQGLSSRCRALLSQASDAGAPLSDEDAQGLIAAGEALVAIDGGQPGWYILLADVLTAAGSYEEAGACLQKAPQATPLSAAARARWGLLQLKKGDVPAAARDLQCLAEADAQELSFLLQLLEASERQSLTQAAAREAHALLNSGQPGRALGYCSLAVLAGSSDARHLRLRATCLAELQEFERALGDLDCVLREDGRDGGLPTQVEDLCSRGRLLLSLGDEARATGAFTRALELAPALAQSSLWERPGRDPTAQVFLHRGQTLLEEQRYAEAWTAAENGLLVDPEHSGLKRLKARVRREASLGCRLH